One window from the genome of Bacteroidota bacterium encodes:
- a CDS encoding [FeFe] hydrogenase, group A gives MKHLKTSRAPMSHKTFVPKAPENTETIGGTVTVQINSKTMNVPFGTTILEACQMADIHIPTLCNHDDLGIGGHCRLCLVDVEGMRTLQASCSYPITAPLKVKTSTIAVRKARKHIMELLLSEHVGECYACIKNGNCELQTLAKEMGVDSFTFGHETVSKFDVDRSSFSVVRDMDKCVNCRRCVRTCIDLQEVGTLDVIGRGPHTHISTFMEKPLADVVCINCGQCINRCPTGALYANDPSDEIFRAIEDPTKHVVIQTAPSPRAAIGEEFGLEPGTSVTKQLNTALKRVGFDKVFDTNFTADLTIMEEGTELLTRLKKAIVDGDTDVKLPQFTSCSPGWVKYIEHFYPEYLDHLSSAKSPQQMFGAIIKTFYAEQAGVDPADVVSVALMPCSAKKFECNRPEMNASGYKDVDYGLTAREMAKMIKEAGMMVPSLPKSEFDDPFGIGSGAGLIFGATGGVMEAALRTAYELITGREVPFDKLRIEAVRGFEGIKQSSVVLEGCVPDWAFLEGVELKFLVAHGTANAKKVMEMLKAGELYDVHFIEIMACPGGCLGGGGMPVPTNEKIRKARAKAIYQEEEELPIRKSHENTHVAEFYARFIPEGPCSHKSHELLHTHYTKRGKFIV, from the coding sequence ATGAAACATTTAAAGACATCCCGTGCTCCGATGAGTCACAAGACCTTTGTTCCGAAGGCACCGGAAAATACCGAGACCATTGGTGGCACCGTAACGGTTCAAATAAACAGCAAGACGATGAATGTTCCATTTGGGACGACAATTCTCGAAGCATGTCAAATGGCTGACATTCATATCCCGACCTTGTGTAATCATGATGATCTCGGAATCGGTGGTCACTGCCGTTTGTGTCTGGTGGATGTTGAGGGAATGAGGACTTTGCAGGCATCGTGTTCATACCCTATTACTGCTCCCCTTAAAGTTAAAACATCAACCATTGCTGTCAGAAAAGCAAGAAAACACATTATGGAATTGCTTCTCAGTGAGCATGTGGGTGAATGCTACGCCTGTATAAAGAATGGCAACTGCGAACTCCAGACTCTTGCCAAAGAAATGGGCGTTGACAGCTTCACCTTTGGACATGAAACAGTCAGCAAGTTTGATGTCGACAGATCATCATTTTCCGTTGTCAGGGATATGGACAAATGTGTGAACTGTCGCCGATGTGTAAGAACCTGTATCGATTTACAGGAGGTGGGTACACTCGATGTTATTGGAAGAGGTCCACACACACACATTTCCACTTTTATGGAAAAACCGCTTGCCGATGTTGTTTGTATAAACTGCGGGCAGTGCATCAACAGATGTCCAACCGGAGCATTATATGCAAATGATCCATCAGATGAAATATTCAGAGCGATTGAGGATCCGACAAAACATGTGGTTATTCAGACTGCTCCTTCCCCCCGTGCTGCAATCGGTGAAGAATTCGGATTGGAACCCGGCACTTCGGTAACGAAGCAGTTGAATACAGCATTGAAGCGGGTAGGATTCGACAAGGTGTTCGATACCAACTTTACAGCCGATTTAACGATCATGGAAGAGGGAACAGAGCTCCTCACCAGACTTAAAAAAGCCATTGTTGACGGAGACACCGATGTCAAACTGCCTCAGTTCACTTCATGTTCTCCCGGCTGGGTAAAGTATATCGAGCATTTCTATCCTGAATATCTCGATCACCTTTCCTCGGCAAAATCACCTCAGCAAATGTTTGGTGCCATCATCAAAACATTTTATGCCGAGCAAGCCGGTGTGGATCCTGCAGATGTGGTAAGTGTTGCCTTAATGCCATGCTCCGCAAAGAAGTTTGAATGCAACCGTCCCGAGATGAATGCATCAGGTTACAAGGATGTGGATTATGGTCTCACAGCCCGTGAAATGGCGAAGATGATAAAGGAAGCAGGAATGATGGTTCCTTCACTTCCCAAATCTGAATTCGATGATCCGTTCGGAATCGGGTCGGGAGCGGGACTCATCTTCGGTGCCACCGGTGGAGTTATGGAAGCTGCACTTCGTACCGCCTACGAACTCATTACCGGCAGAGAAGTACCGTTTGACAAGCTTCGTATAGAAGCCGTCAGAGGCTTTGAAGGCATCAAGCAATCATCTGTAGTGCTTGAAGGCTGTGTGCCAGATTGGGCATTCCTTGAAGGTGTAGAGCTTAAATTCCTCGTTGCACACGGTACTGCCAATGCCAAGAAGGTGATGGAAATGCTGAAAGCCGGAGAACTTTACGATGTACATTTCATCGAAATCATGGCATGTCCCGGTGGCTGTCTTGGTGGTGGTGGAATGCCCGTACCTACCAATGAGAAGATTCGTAAGGCAAGAGCCAAGGCAATCTATCAGGAAGAGGAAGAGCTCCCGATAAGGAAATCTCA
- a CDS encoding iron hydrogenase, with the protein MHNDIVNTIHTSSLLFSDYIAGSGVKRALEMSREDILFELKTSKLKGRGGAGFPTSTKWMLVAAAKGEDKFIVCNADEGEPGTFKDRVLLMNSPFLILDGMVIGGYTVGAVQGYIYLRGEYIYMKQFLEDCLAEMRENNLLGENILGKEGFNFDIAIVMGAGAYVCGEETALIESLEGQRGEPRNRPPYPVNTGFCGAPTTVNNVETLAAVPHIVLQGGEKYAQLGTSASSGSKLFSVSGDCDKPGVYELNWGISINELLEKVGAKNTKAVQVGGASGICIPKSKFDRKLSYEDVATGGSIMIFNESRDMLHVLKNFMEFFVEESCGQCTPCRLGNQKLLEGVEMIEKNDYTFAHINNLKELGQTMRVASKCGLGQSSPNPFLSILEDFKDEIFHSKGEGVYQ; encoded by the coding sequence ATGCATAACGACATAGTAAATACAATACATACTTCCAGTCTTCTTTTTTCGGATTACATTGCCGGATCAGGAGTAAAAAGAGCCCTCGAAATGAGCCGGGAAGATATTCTTTTTGAGCTTAAAACCTCCAAACTAAAGGGAAGAGGCGGAGCCGGATTCCCGACTTCGACCAAATGGATGCTTGTGGCAGCCGCAAAGGGCGAAGATAAATTCATCGTTTGCAATGCTGATGAAGGAGAACCGGGTACATTCAAAGACCGTGTGCTCCTTATGAATTCTCCTTTCCTGATCCTCGACGGAATGGTAATCGGAGGATACACTGTGGGAGCGGTTCAGGGATATATTTATCTTAGAGGTGAATACATCTACATGAAACAGTTCCTGGAAGACTGCCTCGCTGAGATGCGTGAGAACAATCTGCTTGGAGAAAATATTCTCGGAAAAGAAGGTTTTAACTTCGATATCGCAATTGTGATGGGAGCAGGAGCATATGTTTGCGGTGAGGAAACCGCTTTGATTGAGTCACTCGAAGGTCAGAGAGGTGAACCGAGAAACCGCCCTCCATATCCGGTAAATACAGGTTTTTGCGGTGCTCCCACGACTGTTAACAATGTAGAGACTCTCGCTGCTGTGCCACATATCGTGCTCCAGGGTGGTGAAAAGTATGCTCAGCTTGGTACTTCGGCATCTTCAGGCTCCAAACTTTTTTCAGTTTCAGGCGACTGCGACAAACCCGGAGTTTACGAACTCAACTGGGGAATCAGCATAAATGAGCTGCTTGAAAAAGTCGGTGCAAAGAACACAAAGGCTGTGCAGGTTGGCGGAGCATCGGGCATTTGCATACCCAAATCAAAATTTGACAGAAAACTTTCCTACGAAGATGTTGCCACAGGCGGATCAATCATGATCTTTAATGAAAGCCGTGACATGTTGCATGTATTGAAAAATTTCATGGAATTTTTTGTGGAAGAGTCATGCGGGCAGTGTACTCCCTGCAGACTGGGCAACCAGAAACTCCTGGAAGGTGTGGAGATGATAGAGAAAAACGATTATACATTCGCCCACATTAACAACCTGAAGGAACTCGGCCAGACGATGAGAGTTGCGTCAAAATGTGGATTGGGGCAAAGCAGTCCCAACCCGTTTTTGTCAATTCTGGAAGACTTCAAAGACGAGATATTTCATTCCAAAGGAGAAGGAGTTTACCAATGA
- a CDS encoding NAD(P)H-dependent oxidoreductase subunit E — translation MLELEKNSLTQEIEDFAKQYEFHRTALMPLLNYIQNRYNYIPDFAQQEVARVLDIHPVEVFGVVSFYSFFNCKPKGRNIVRLCRTIICDMAGKCNIEKAIERELGLKFGETSKDQKITLEFTNCLGMCDQGPAMTVNDRVYTKLDPEKACAILREIK, via the coding sequence ATGTTAGAATTAGAAAAAAACAGTTTAACTCAGGAAATTGAGGATTTCGCAAAGCAGTATGAATTTCATCGCACTGCTCTAATGCCACTCCTCAATTACATCCAGAACAGGTATAATTACATCCCCGATTTTGCTCAGCAGGAGGTGGCACGGGTGCTGGATATCCATCCCGTGGAAGTATTTGGCGTGGTTTCCTTCTACTCATTTTTCAATTGCAAACCAAAAGGCAGAAACATTGTACGGTTGTGCCGCACTATTATTTGCGACATGGCAGGCAAATGCAACATCGAGAAAGCGATCGAAAGAGAGCTCGGATTGAAGTTTGGTGAGACCAGTAAAGACCAGAAAATCACACTCGAATTTACCAATTGCCTTGGTATGTGTGATCAAGGACCTGCCATGACTGTAAACGACAGGGTTTACACTAAACTTGATCCTGAAAAAGCATGTGCCATTTTAAGAGAGATCAAGTGA
- a CDS encoding response regulator: MGRYRTKQSNKLMQRTDMSLIAIIDDDPDIIDATTLVLMANGFEVITANNPTDGFKIVKENSPSLIILDVMMQEPDDGFFLAQKLRRDGVKTPILMYTSVSKALGFEFGKSDMVPVDDFVEKPVSADVLIDKVLKLLNKK; the protein is encoded by the coding sequence ATGGGAAGATATAGAACAAAACAAAGCAACAAATTAATGCAAAGGACTGATATGTCTCTCATAGCAATAATTGATGACGACCCGGATATTATAGACGCCACTACCCTGGTTCTGATGGCTAACGGTTTCGAAGTGATAACCGCAAACAACCCCACCGATGGTTTTAAAATAGTAAAGGAAAATTCTCCATCCCTCATCATACTTGATGTAATGATGCAGGAGCCTGATGACGGATTTTTCCTTGCCCAGAAGTTACGCCGCGACGGTGTAAAAACCCCCATTTTGATGTACACATCTGTATCCAAAGCACTCGGATTTGAGTTTGGAAAAAGCGACATGGTTCCTGTCGACGATTTCGTTGAAAAACCTGTCTCAGCCGATGTGCTCATCGATAAAGTTCTCAAACTCTTGAACAAGAAATAA
- a CDS encoding response regulator, with protein MEDSDSPARILLVDDEDYLRNGVKRILQIEGFEVDTAENGMEGIKKGTGGDFDIALLDLKMPDVSGIDVLREIRLARPNTICFMATAYASYETAVEATKLGAEGYILKPFTPDELIHNIEKGMQKRRLILEAERLRRDREARLLELAFERSRLNTIINLLADGVLVMNQFGEMVYYNPAALRLLDLDEILLAERILEVLPEEVREIATRMINREVFEDVSESVQLKLSTQPEMFVEVSCSPIPDNEKKKTAGIVVVAKNITQFKQIENLKSQFVSMVSHELKAPVAATIGFLDILSNPKMKITDEQRQDFLNRSTSRLRSLLTMVNDLLDISRIELNTVKREIIKIDLDSLLTETIQMMEFEAKKKNVSIKYSKGDTSYTIEADRLEIERVITNLTSNAIKYNKENGQVFISLQKRGAYIVLEIRDTGIGLKPEEKNRLFSDFFRAKNEFTKSIHGTGLGLSIVKKTIDYYSGKIETESEYEKGSTFRIFLPEKVVNK; from the coding sequence GTGGAAGATTCAGACAGCCCTGCCAGGATACTTCTGGTTGATGACGAAGATTACCTTCGTAACGGCGTAAAAAGGATACTTCAGATCGAAGGATTTGAAGTGGACACTGCCGAGAATGGCATGGAAGGAATTAAAAAAGGGACAGGGGGCGATTTCGATATCGCTCTCCTCGACCTTAAAATGCCTGATGTCAGCGGCATTGATGTGTTGCGCGAAATCCGTCTCGCAAGACCCAACACCATCTGTTTTATGGCGACTGCCTACGCCAGTTATGAAACTGCAGTCGAAGCCACGAAACTTGGAGCGGAAGGTTACATTTTGAAGCCTTTCACCCCTGACGAACTGATACACAATATCGAAAAAGGGATGCAGAAACGGAGGCTGATACTTGAAGCCGAAAGACTGCGTCGTGACCGTGAAGCCCGCCTTTTAGAGCTTGCATTCGAGAGAAGCAGGCTGAATACCATAATTAATCTCCTTGCAGACGGTGTACTGGTAATGAACCAGTTCGGTGAAATGGTTTATTACAATCCTGCCGCTCTGCGGTTACTCGATCTGGATGAAATTTTACTTGCAGAACGGATACTTGAAGTATTGCCGGAGGAAGTGCGGGAAATCGCCACACGGATGATCAACAGGGAGGTTTTTGAAGATGTGAGTGAGTCAGTACAATTGAAACTCTCCACCCAGCCTGAAATGTTCGTCGAAGTTTCCTGTTCGCCAATTCCCGATAATGAAAAGAAAAAGACGGCGGGAATTGTGGTTGTGGCAAAGAACATTACCCAGTTCAAGCAGATAGAAAACCTTAAATCGCAATTCGTCTCGATGGTATCGCATGAGCTTAAAGCTCCCGTTGCGGCTACAATCGGCTTCCTTGACATTCTAAGCAATCCCAAAATGAAAATCACAGATGAGCAGAGGCAGGACTTCCTGAACAGAAGTACAAGCCGTCTTCGCAGTCTGTTAACCATGGTGAACGATCTGCTCGATATTTCGCGGATCGAGTTGAACACTGTGAAAAGGGAGATTATCAAAATTGATTTGGATTCACTTCTGACAGAAACAATCCAGATGATGGAGTTTGAAGCGAAGAAGAAAAATGTATCGATTAAATACTCAAAAGGAGACACTTCCTACACTATTGAAGCTGACCGCCTTGAAATTGAAAGAGTGATTACCAACCTGACAAGCAATGCGATCAAGTATAACAAGGAAAATGGTCAGGTCTTCATCTCCCTCCAAAAGAGGGGAGCATACATAGTATTGGAGATAAGAGATACGGGAATCGGACTAAAACCTGAGGAGAAAAACAGGCTCTTCTCCGATTTCTTCAGGGCGAAGAACGAATTTACAAAATCAATTCATGGCACAGGGCTCGGTTTGTCCATAGTAAAGAAAACGATCGATTACTATTCAGGTAAAATAGAGACCGAAAGTGAATACGAAAAAGGGAGCACCTTCAGGATTTTCCTTCCTGAGAAGGTTGTAAACAAATAA
- a CDS encoding response regulator, translating to MDYEKKILLVDDDIDILEQNRLLFEAEGFTVETAETSNEGYEKFLTFKPACAVIDLMMEEYDSGFILAHKIKRHPHGKKMPVYIVTAVANQTGMQFDSMTQEEQEWINADDILNKPVVLEDILSRISDFYEKQSG from the coding sequence ATGGACTACGAAAAAAAAATATTACTGGTTGATGACGATATAGACATACTTGAGCAGAACAGACTTCTTTTTGAGGCTGAAGGATTTACAGTTGAAACAGCCGAAACAAGTAACGAAGGTTATGAAAAGTTCCTGACATTCAAACCTGCCTGTGCGGTCATCGATTTGATGATGGAAGAGTATGATTCAGGTTTTATTCTGGCTCACAAGATCAAGCGGCATCCGCATGGTAAAAAAATGCCTGTTTACATCGTAACAGCAGTTGCAAACCAGACAGGAATGCAATTTGATTCGATGACTCAGGAGGAGCAGGAGTGGATCAACGCAGATGACATCCTGAACAAACCGGTCGTTCTCGAAGATATCTTAAGCAGGATCTCCGATTTTTACGAAAAACAGTCAGGTTGA
- a CDS encoding 4Fe-4S dicluster domain-containing protein has product MSGVIFTVPDRCKRCYSCIRECPAKAIRVVNGQALIIQDRCITCGNCVVVCSQHAKCIISNIEDTYSEVLSDIQSERIAIVAPSFAASFPNDYEKIPAALKRLGFDTVVETAFGADLVGSDYIDAVMNAEVKPVISTACPAVFNYIQKYYPELVPNLAGIVSPMIALGRYLKKEKGENTKIVFVGPCVAKKDEFTDDPVENVIDTVLTFSELKQMFLRENIVFSDLETIPFDPPRAALGKAFPLAGGLLKSTDLPGDVLDDEIVVVEGRKKVIEIIDEIAAKNINARFVDILFCEGCISGPAIDIDLNYYSKREKVIEFIKKDMKQVDKKVWKSNIFNSRDIDFGRNFVKTSQRRPEPDEEKINEILSTFGINRKRDELNCGACGYNTCRDFAIAIAKGLSEKEMCLPHLLDEIRDAYDNLHETEAALHSAEKLASIGQLAAGVAHEINNPLGTIMVYAGLLKKLCDKHKIEADISGDLEMIMGEANRCKNIVANLLNFARQGKLNVSTFDIFAEIKNLVKKLSVTGKLDGVEVKAELPLAAMVIQGDKDQIEQVLTNLLINATDALRNASTKKINIRFEDLGDSIKLFVADTGEGIKKENHSKLFTPFFTTKEAGKGTGLGLAIAYGIMKMHKGDINFTSEEGKGTEFHIRLPKKQYLNI; this is encoded by the coding sequence ATGTCCGGTGTAATATTTACCGTACCTGACAGATGTAAAAGGTGTTATTCGTGTATTAGGGAGTGTCCGGCGAAAGCGATCAGGGTAGTAAACGGACAGGCTCTTATAATACAGGATCGTTGCATTACCTGTGGCAACTGTGTAGTGGTATGCTCTCAGCACGCCAAATGCATCATCAGCAACATCGAAGACACATACAGTGAAGTGCTTTCAGATATCCAGTCTGAACGGATTGCCATTGTAGCTCCGTCTTTCGCTGCATCCTTCCCCAATGACTACGAAAAAATTCCCGCAGCCCTGAAGCGACTTGGATTTGACACAGTTGTTGAGACAGCATTTGGTGCCGATCTCGTGGGAAGCGACTATATTGATGCAGTTATGAACGCAGAAGTGAAGCCGGTGATAAGCACCGCCTGCCCTGCAGTTTTCAACTACATACAGAAATACTATCCTGAACTGGTACCAAACCTCGCGGGAATAGTCTCGCCGATGATAGCCCTCGGCAGGTATCTTAAAAAGGAGAAAGGGGAGAACACAAAAATTGTTTTTGTGGGACCGTGTGTCGCGAAAAAAGATGAATTTACAGACGACCCTGTGGAAAATGTTATCGACACAGTACTGACCTTCAGTGAGCTGAAGCAGATGTTTTTAAGGGAAAATATAGTTTTTTCCGATTTGGAAACAATCCCGTTCGATCCTCCGAGAGCAGCACTTGGGAAGGCATTTCCTCTTGCAGGCGGACTTCTGAAATCAACTGACCTTCCCGGCGATGTACTTGATGATGAGATCGTTGTAGTTGAGGGGAGAAAAAAGGTAATTGAGATCATCGATGAAATAGCCGCGAAGAATATTAATGCGCGATTCGTGGACATACTTTTTTGTGAAGGTTGCATTTCGGGACCTGCAATTGATATTGATCTGAACTACTATTCCAAACGGGAGAAAGTGATAGAATTTATCAAAAAAGACATGAAGCAGGTTGACAAAAAGGTGTGGAAAAGCAATATTTTCAACAGCAGGGATATCGATTTTGGCAGGAATTTTGTCAAGACAAGCCAGAGAAGACCCGAGCCCGATGAAGAGAAAATAAATGAAATTCTCTCCACTTTCGGGATAAACAGGAAGAGGGATGAATTAAACTGCGGTGCATGCGGGTATAATACCTGCAGAGATTTCGCGATTGCAATTGCCAAGGGACTCAGCGAAAAAGAGATGTGTCTGCCGCACCTCCTTGATGAGATACGGGATGCATACGACAATCTTCACGAGACCGAAGCCGCACTTCATTCGGCTGAAAAACTCGCATCAATCGGTCAGTTGGCTGCCGGAGTTGCTCACGAGATCAATAATCCACTGGGGACTATTATGGTTTATGCAGGATTGTTGAAGAAACTTTGTGACAAGCATAAAATAGAAGCTGATATTTCGGGTGACCTCGAAATGATTATGGGTGAGGCAAACAGATGTAAAAATATTGTTGCCAATCTTTTGAATTTTGCAAGGCAAGGCAAACTAAATGTCTCAACTTTCGATATATTTGCAGAGATAAAGAATCTTGTTAAAAAATTATCGGTAACCGGGAAGCTGGATGGAGTTGAAGTTAAGGCGGAGCTTCCTTTGGCTGCCATGGTAATACAGGGAGACAAGGATCAAATAGAGCAGGTGTTAACCAATCTTCTGATTAATGCAACGGACGCGCTTAGAAACGCGTCAACAAAAAAGATCAATATCAGATTTGAGGATCTGGGTGATAGCATCAAACTGTTTGTTGCTGACACCGGAGAAGGCATAAAAAAAGAGAATCACAGCAAACTGTTTACTCCTTTTTTCACTACGAAAGAAGCCGGTAAAGGGACCGGACTCGGGTTGGCGATCGCCTATGGTATTATGAAAATGCATAAAGGCGATATCAACTTTACGAGTGAAGAGGGAAAAGGAACCGAATTTCATATTCGACTCCCTAAAAAACAGTACTTAAACATATGA
- a CDS encoding ATP-binding protein, with product MNKRKRLPYGIADFRTLIQSDCYYVDRTQFIRKMEESNKYLFFLRPRLFGKSLTISMLEYYYGLQFKDDFDSLFSELYIGQKEHTTPNKNNYYVLRFDFTGINTSNLDDIMESFNNKIRMGLLLFNESYNLLDRSEFEEISQQRFPASTLEFYLSKVSSILENKIMILIDEYDHFTNEILSFHFDTFSDIVSKNGFVRKFYETIKYFTGKGIIERFFATGVTPVTLDSMTSGFNIGTNISLHPQFNEMTGFTTGEVEKMIYDLLPGIQAKAAEKILQDVAAWYNGSLFSPESTTRLYNPTMLLRFFSEINPVTLKYPREMVDSNILTDFSKIKKIVNLENYEVNVEVIDTILKTGSYPSNLTQIFTFERKFTVQDFITMLFYNGLLTIKGQKDFDLLFEIPNYVVKEVFWDFFANEMTEKNQIEPDIEDLKNAVRAMGNSNDVRPVAGIVESILQNLSNRDFMNFDEKYVKLLFIVYISLTKSFKIKSEQEVNLNYPDLMFLNSQNYSPAFQHLFEIKYIKKSDASTLEDVKSAAIKQVERYKQLPEIKEITNLKFWVIIFTGSSCSEVVEVI from the coding sequence ATGAACAAGCGAAAAAGACTGCCCTACGGAATAGCTGATTTCAGAACACTGATTCAATCCGACTGCTATTATGTTGACAGAACTCAGTTTATCCGTAAAATGGAGGAGAGCAATAAATATCTCTTTTTTCTCCGTCCTCGTCTTTTTGGAAAGTCTCTTACAATTTCAATGCTCGAATATTATTATGGACTTCAGTTCAAAGATGATTTTGATTCACTGTTCTCTGAATTATATATTGGACAAAAGGAGCACACCACTCCGAATAAAAACAATTATTATGTATTAAGATTCGATTTCACAGGAATAAATACTTCCAACCTTGATGATATCATGGAGAGTTTTAACAATAAAATCAGGATGGGTTTACTTCTTTTTAACGAATCATATAATTTACTCGACAGGTCAGAGTTCGAAGAAATATCGCAACAAAGATTTCCTGCATCAACTTTGGAATTTTATCTATCAAAGGTCAGCTCAATACTTGAAAATAAAATCATGATCTTAATAGATGAGTACGATCATTTTACGAACGAAATCCTCTCTTTCCATTTTGATACATTTTCGGACATTGTTTCAAAAAACGGATTTGTTAGAAAATTTTACGAGACAATAAAATATTTTACAGGCAAAGGGATAATCGAAAGATTTTTTGCAACAGGGGTTACGCCAGTAACGCTCGACTCGATGACCAGTGGTTTTAATATTGGTACAAATATTTCATTGCATCCCCAATTTAATGAAATGACAGGATTTACGACCGGGGAAGTCGAAAAGATGATTTATGATCTTCTGCCCGGTATTCAAGCAAAGGCTGCTGAAAAGATTCTTCAAGATGTTGCCGCATGGTACAATGGCAGTTTATTCTCTCCTGAATCAACTACCAGACTTTATAATCCGACGATGTTGCTTAGATTTTTCTCGGAAATAAATCCCGTTACGCTGAAATATCCCCGCGAAATGGTGGACAGTAATATCCTGACAGATTTCTCGAAGATCAAAAAGATCGTGAATCTTGAGAATTACGAAGTAAATGTTGAAGTGATTGATACTATTTTAAAGACAGGTTCCTATCCTTCCAATCTCACTCAAATCTTCACATTTGAGCGAAAATTCACAGTACAGGATTTTATTACCATGCTCTTTTATAACGGGTTATTGACGATAAAGGGGCAAAAAGATTTCGATTTGTTGTTTGAGATTCCAAACTATGTGGTAAAAGAAGTGTTTTGGGATTTTTTCGCAAATGAAATGACTGAAAAAAATCAGATAGAACCCGATATTGAAGACCTCAAAAATGCAGTAAGGGCGATGGGTAATTCAAACGATGTTCGACCTGTGGCCGGAATTGTTGAGTCCATTTTACAGAATCTGTCGAATCGTGATTTTATGAATTTTGATGAGAAATATGTAAAACTGTTGTTTATCGTATATATTTCACTTACAAAATCATTCAAAATTAAAAGTGAACAGGAAGTGAACCTTAACTATCCTGACCTTATGTTTTTGAATTCACAGAATTACAGCCCTGCATTTCAGCACCTTTTTGAAATAAAGTACATTAAAAAAAGTGATGCTTCAACCCTTGAAGATGTGAAATCTGCCGCAATAAAACAGGTGGAAAGATACAAGCAACTGCCTGAAATAAAGGAAATCACCAATCTCAAATTTTGGGTGATTATTTTTACGGGAAGCAGTTGTTCGGAAGTGGTGGAGGTGATTTAG
- a CDS encoding AraC family transcriptional regulator produces the protein MNTYTIKNMVCRRCITAVESIFHETGVNPTLVRLGEVVTEKPLTDDQTKLLREKLNEAGFELLDDIRKQQIERIKTLIIDHVHHRNEEKFNYTDVLSKELHREYSSLSKLFSETEGITIEQFVILQKIEKVKELLVYDELSLGEIADKLGYSSVAHLSGQFKKITGFTPTQFKAQGIGSRKHLDHL, from the coding sequence ATGAACACTTACACAATAAAAAACATGGTCTGCCGTCGATGTATTACCGCGGTAGAATCAATTTTTCACGAAACGGGAGTTAATCCCACTCTGGTAAGACTTGGGGAAGTGGTGACAGAAAAACCTCTAACTGACGACCAAACCAAGCTGTTGCGCGAAAAACTTAACGAAGCGGGTTTTGAACTGCTTGATGACATAAGAAAACAGCAGATCGAAAGAATAAAAACTTTGATTATTGACCATGTCCACCACAGAAATGAAGAAAAATTTAATTATACCGATGTGTTATCGAAAGAATTGCACCGCGAATATTCGAGTCTCAGCAAGCTCTTCTCGGAAACCGAAGGCATCACAATAGAGCAATTTGTGATCCTGCAGAAGATTGAAAAGGTGAAGGAACTCCTCGTTTACGATGAACTGAGCCTTGGCGAGATTGCTGACAAACTGGGTTACAGCAGTGTCGCCCATCTTTCGGGACAATTCAAAAAAATCACGGGATTTACTCCGACACAGTTTAAGGCACAAGGAATCGGCTCCAGAAAACATCTGGATCATCTTTAA